From the genome of Schaalia dentiphila ATCC 17982, one region includes:
- a CDS encoding WhiB family transcriptional regulator, with translation MTDVSRLPGPMIDAWEWQYEAACRDLDTELFFHPEGERGSTRRRRAANAKAICATCPVIEQCRSYALAAQEPYGIWGGMTEEERREEIRSSGRGRRVS, from the coding sequence ATGACTGACGTCTCCCGTCTGCCCGGACCCATGATCGACGCGTGGGAATGGCAGTACGAAGCGGCGTGCCGAGACCTGGACACCGAGCTGTTCTTCCACCCCGAGGGTGAGCGCGGCTCCACGCGCCGACGCCGTGCAGCAAACGCTAAGGCAATCTGCGCGACCTGCCCGGTTATCGAGCAGTGCCGGTCTTACGCTCTGGCCGCTCAGGAGCCTTACGGCATCTGGGGTGGAATGACTGAAGAAGAACGACGCGAAGAGATCCGCTCCTCTGGACGCGGTCGCCGCGTCTCCTAA